The following coding sequences are from one Delphinus delphis chromosome 19, mDelDel1.2, whole genome shotgun sequence window:
- the LOC132414980 gene encoding tubulin gamma-1 chain, producing the protein MPREIITLQLGQCGNQIGFEFWKQLCAEHGISPEGIVEEFATEGTDRKDVFFYQADDEHYIPRAVLLDLEPRVIHSILNSPYAKLYNPENIYLSEHGGGAGNNWASGFSQGEKIHEDIFDIIDREADGSDSLEGFVLCHSIAGGTGSGLGSYLLERLNDRYPKKLVQTYSVFPNQDEMSDVVVQPYNSLLTLKRLTQNADCVVVLDNTALNRIATDRLHIQNPSFSQINQLVSTIMSASTTTLRYPGYMNNDLIGLIASLIPTPRLHFLMTGYTPLTTDQSVASVRKTTVLDVMRRLLQPKNVMVSTGRDRQTNHCYIAILNIIQGEVDPTQVHKSLQRIRERKLANFIPWGPASIQVALSRKSPYLPSAHRVSGLMMANHTSISSLFERTCRQYDKLRKREAFLEQFRKEDIFKENFDELDTSREIVQQLIDEYHAATRPDYISWGTQEQ; encoded by the exons ATGCCGAGGGAGATCATCACCCTACAATTGGGCCAGTGCGGCAATCAGA ttGGGTTCGAGTTCTGGAAACAGCTGTGCGCCGAGCATGGTATCAGCCCCGAGGGCATCGTGGAGGAGTTCGCCACCGAAGGCACTGACCGCAAGGACGTCTTTTTCTACCAG GCAGACGATGAGCACTACATCCCCAGGGCGGTGCTGCTGGACCTGGAGCCGCGGGTGATCCATTCCATCCTCAATTCCCCCTATGCCAAGCTCTACAACCCAGAGAACATCTACCTGTCAGAGCATGGAGGAGGAGCTGGCAACAACTGGGCCAGCGGATTCTCCCAG GGAGAGAAGATCCATGAGGACATTTTTGACATCATTGACCGGGAGGCAGATGGCAGTGACAGTCTAGAG GGCTTCGTGCTATGTCACTCCATCGCTGGGGGAACAGGCTCTGGCCTGGGCTCCTACCTGTTAGAACGGCTCAACGACAG GTACCCCAAAAAGTTGGTGCAGACATACTCGGTGTTTCCCAATCAGGACGAGATGAGCGATGTGGTGGTCCAGCCCTACAACTCACTGCTCACGCTCAAGAGGCTGACCCAGAACGCAGACTGTGTG GTGGTGCTGGACAACACAGCCCTAAACCGGATCGCCACAGACCGCCTGCACATCCAGAACCCATCCTTCTCTCAGATCAACCAGCTG GTGTCCACCATCATGTCGGCCAGCACCACCACCCTGCGCTACCCTGGCTACATGAACAACGACCTCATCGGCCTCATCGCCTCGCTCATTCCCACACCACGGCTGCACTTCCTCATGACCGGCTACACACCCCTCACCACGGACCAGTCG GTGGCCAGCGTGAGGAAGACCACGGTCCTGGATGTCATGAGGAGGCTCCTGCAGCCCAAGAACGTGATGGTGTCCACGGGCCGGGATCGCCAGACCAACCACTGCTACATCGCCATCCTCAACATCATCCAGGGGGAGGTGGACCCCACCCAG GTGCACAAGAGCCTGCAGAGGATCCGGGAACGGAAGTTGGCCAACTTCATCCCCTGGGGCCCAGCCAGCATCCAGGTGGCCCTGTCCAGAAAGTCGCCCTACCTGCCTTCTGCCCACAGGGTCAGCGGGCTCATGATGGCCAACCACACCAGCATCTCCTCG CTTTTCGAGCGGACCTGTCGCCAGTACGACAAGCTGCGGAAGCGGGAGGCCTTCCTGGAGCAGTTCCGCAAGGAGGACATCTTCAAGGAGAACTTTGACGAGCTGGACACATCCAGGGAGATTGTGCAGCAGCTCATCGATGAGTATCATGCAGCCACGCGGCCCGACTACATCTCCTGGGGCACCCAGGAGCAGTGA